The following proteins come from a genomic window of Bacillus sp. Marseille-P3661:
- a CDS encoding CoxG family protein yields the protein MQLKGENLCLADIDTVYNSLLDPDCLANALPGCKSLSMPEEDVYEGVVELGVGPVVGSYKSKVIVEEKKSPKYIKLSANGKGKTGSVTFTLVLHLEEVDGGTEASWEVDAKVSGLVASVGSRVMTGVARFIAKQFFKNLINTDQIEKVESK from the coding sequence ATGCAACTTAAAGGAGAAAATCTTTGTTTAGCAGATATTGATACAGTATATAATTCATTACTTGATCCAGATTGTTTAGCCAATGCCTTGCCTGGTTGTAAAAGTTTATCTATGCCTGAGGAGGATGTATATGAAGGTGTGGTAGAACTAGGGGTAGGTCCAGTCGTAGGCAGCTATAAATCAAAGGTAATTGTCGAAGAGAAAAAGTCCCCTAAATATATTAAACTATCAGCAAACGGGAAAGGAAAAACCGGTTCAGTAACTTTTACATTAGTATTACATCTAGAGGAAGTAGATGGTGGGACTGAAGCTAGCTGGGAGGTAGATGCAAAGGTTTCAGGTCTAGTGGCTAGTGTTGGGAGTCGAGTAATGACAGGTGTTGCTCGTTTTATTGCAAAACAATTTTTTAAAAATCTTATCAATACAGATCAAATCGAAAAAGTAGAATCAAAATAA
- the nfsA gene encoding oxygen-insensitive NADPH nitroreductase produces MNETIRLLQNHRSIRKFTDEPISPELMNEIFHSAQMASTSTNMQAYSVIAVTNPELKTELSVLTGNQKHVEQCPIYLVWCADLNRLKITCELNSKEPSYLNSMENFIVANVDTALAAQNAAIAAESAGLGVVFVGGVRNRIREVTKLLNIPELVFPLFGMCLGYPVQQPIIRPRLPLEVVVHNDYYQDEHFEKYISEYDNQIEKYMMERTRGKRNDKWSDIMTDKLSHPIRMHMSTYIEEQGFKLE; encoded by the coding sequence TTGAATGAAACCATTAGGTTATTGCAAAATCATCGTTCGATAAGAAAATTTACTGATGAGCCGATCTCACCGGAACTAATGAATGAAATTTTTCACTCAGCACAGATGGCTTCGACTTCAACCAATATGCAGGCATATAGTGTGATTGCGGTAACAAATCCCGAGCTTAAGACCGAGTTGTCTGTCCTTACTGGCAATCAAAAACATGTGGAGCAATGTCCAATATATTTAGTATGGTGTGCCGATTTAAATCGCTTGAAAATTACGTGTGAATTAAATTCCAAAGAACCCTCTTATCTTAACAGCATGGAAAATTTTATTGTGGCGAATGTAGATACTGCATTAGCTGCACAAAATGCAGCAATTGCAGCAGAATCTGCAGGGCTAGGAGTAGTATTTGTCGGAGGGGTACGGAATCGTATCAGAGAGGTTACTAAGTTATTAAACATACCTGAATTAGTCTTTCCTTTGTTTGGTATGTGTTTAGGTTATCCAGTTCAGCAACCTATAATCCGACCAAGATTGCCATTAGAAGTGGTTGTACATAACGATTACTATCAAGACGAACATTTTGAAAAGTATATTTCTGAGTATGACAATCAAATAGAAAAATATATGATGGAGCGAACTCGAGGGAAAAGAAATGATAAATGGTCTGATATTATGACTGATAAACTATCACATCCTATTCGAATGCACATGTCAACATACATTGAAGAACAGGGATTTAAACTAGAATAA
- a CDS encoding enoyl-CoA hydratase/isomerase family protein — protein MKERLYTNVNGYVAEIVLNRPEFRNAINLTMWKSLPVMLREFEQNPDIRVIIITGEGDQAFSAGADFGDLAAVALNEQIIDPLLTAVEETMSTIEQLTKPVIAKINGAAIGGGCELAASCDIRIASDKAKFGIPVGNLGIAITGQDTRRLSSLIGVGWTRDLLMTGRIIDAETALHIGLVSRVVAHDDLDSETEILTEQIGKMSPLTLKAAKVHTLEIIRAQELTLRDGFSLAKETWASDEFKNRVKVVR, from the coding sequence ATGAAAGAGAGACTTTACACGAATGTAAACGGTTACGTTGCTGAAATCGTCTTAAACCGTCCTGAATTCCGTAATGCAATAAATTTAACGATGTGGAAATCCTTGCCGGTTATGTTAAGGGAGTTCGAACAAAACCCAGATATACGGGTGATTATCATTACTGGAGAAGGAGACCAGGCGTTTTCAGCTGGTGCAGATTTTGGTGATTTGGCTGCTGTGGCTTTAAATGAACAAATCATAGATCCATTATTAACAGCGGTTGAAGAAACAATGTCAACGATTGAGCAATTGACTAAACCCGTAATAGCCAAAATAAATGGAGCGGCTATTGGCGGGGGATGTGAACTTGCTGCTAGTTGTGATATCCGAATTGCATCGGATAAAGCTAAGTTTGGCATACCTGTGGGTAACCTAGGGATTGCTATTACTGGACAGGATACTAGGAGATTATCTTCATTAATTGGTGTAGGTTGGACTCGGGATTTATTAATGACTGGGCGGATTATTGATGCAGAAACCGCTTTACATATTGGGTTAGTGAGCAGGGTTGTCGCCCATGATGATTTGGATAGTGAAACAGAAATACTTACTGAACAAATTGGTAAAATGTCACCGCTTACTTTAAAAGCTGCTAAGGTTCATACGTTAGAAATAATAAGAGCACAAGAACTTACTTTAAGAGATGGGTTTTCATTAGCGAAAGAGACTTGGGCGAGCGATGAGTTTAAGAATAGGGTGAAAGTTGTTAGATAA
- a CDS encoding aldehyde dehydrogenase family protein, with protein sequence MKQRLLINGEWVESDEYLELKSPYSGDVIAKIPVATEEQTALAIEAAEQAKDKMANMTSLQRSLILENLVERLKARKEEAAQIIAKEAAKPIRTARQEVERTIETYKFAAEEAKRIHGETLPLDAAAAGSGRVAYTSYEPLGVIGAITPFNFPMNLVAHKIGPAIAAGNTIVLKPASQTPLSSIFIAELLQESGLPAGALNIITGKGSVVGEKIVQDPRVKLITFTGSPEVGIGIRNRAGLKRVVLELGSNSALIIDKNVDIDSIIDRCVVGAFSFQGQVCISLQRIYVHEEVYSNFVQKFVEKTNELVIGDPLDDSTDVSALISEGDVKRTVNWIDEAQELGGKLATGGKVEGNILYPTVILNADTKAKVSCQEVFGPIVLINQFKTIEEAFNMVNDSRFGLQAGIYTDNVHTALDAADKLHVGGVMINDIPTFRVDHMPYGGVKESGMGREGIKYSIEEMLEMKLVVWNRNK encoded by the coding sequence ATGAAACAAAGATTATTGATTAATGGTGAATGGGTTGAATCAGATGAGTATTTAGAACTAAAATCACCTTATTCCGGCGACGTAATTGCAAAAATTCCTGTAGCGACAGAGGAACAGACCGCTCTTGCCATCGAAGCCGCTGAGCAAGCAAAAGACAAAATGGCAAACATGACATCATTACAAAGATCATTAATTCTAGAAAATTTAGTTGAGCGACTTAAAGCAAGAAAAGAGGAAGCGGCACAAATTATTGCTAAGGAAGCTGCGAAACCTATTCGAACTGCAAGACAAGAAGTAGAAAGAACGATTGAAACCTATAAATTTGCTGCAGAGGAAGCCAAAAGGATCCATGGGGAAACGTTGCCCCTTGACGCTGCTGCAGCTGGTAGTGGAAGAGTTGCCTATACATCATATGAACCTTTAGGAGTTATTGGTGCAATCACACCATTTAATTTTCCGATGAACTTGGTTGCCCATAAAATAGGCCCGGCAATTGCAGCGGGAAATACAATTGTTTTAAAACCTGCTTCACAAACACCACTATCTTCTATTTTTATTGCTGAGCTTTTACAAGAATCGGGATTGCCTGCGGGAGCTCTAAATATTATAACGGGGAAGGGGAGCGTTGTAGGTGAAAAGATTGTGCAAGACCCTCGTGTGAAACTAATTACCTTTACAGGTAGTCCTGAGGTAGGAATTGGAATTCGTAATCGGGCAGGATTAAAACGAGTGGTATTAGAGCTTGGTTCTAATTCAGCACTTATTATCGATAAAAATGTGGATATTGATAGCATTATAGATCGTTGTGTAGTAGGAGCTTTTTCCTTCCAAGGACAGGTTTGTATATCGTTGCAGAGAATATATGTACATGAAGAGGTTTATAGTAATTTTGTTCAGAAATTTGTTGAGAAAACGAATGAATTAGTGATAGGCGATCCACTAGATGATAGTACTGATGTGTCTGCTTTGATTTCTGAAGGAGATGTTAAGCGAACAGTTAATTGGATAGATGAGGCACAAGAGTTAGGAGGTAAGCTTGCCACGGGTGGAAAAGTAGAGGGAAATATCTTATACCCGACTGTGATATTAAATGCAGATACAAAAGCTAAAGTATCTTGCCAGGAAGTATTTGGTCCAATTGTACTAATTAATCAATTTAAAACGATAGAAGAAGCCTTCAACATGGTCAATGATTCACGTTTTGGTTTGCAAGCGGGCATTTATACTGACAATGTACACACAGCTTTAGATGCCGCGGACAAACTTCATGTTGGAGGTGTAATGATTAATGATATCCCTACATTCCGAGTGGACCATATGCCTTATGGAGGTGTTAAAGAAAGCGGGATGGGACGTGAAGGAATTAAATATTCAATAGAAGAAATGTTGGAAATGAAACTAGTAGTGTGGAATCGAAATAAATAG
- a CDS encoding XdhC family protein, with translation MLEIIRRLEQCWATKSSAAIATIIQTAGSTYRSVGAKSIILPDGTILGTLSGGCIEEDIFEHAKNVMSTLIPRIIDYDFFGDEDLPWGLGVGCNGALKIWIEPFEPIKQQEKALETLTILQNQISTATIISSSHPHLYPIATRYNLDQAKSTQMIHPSKAGLFTVKDDDVQLEIYYEKLKKIPRLIILGAGPDAVPLVRGAKLLNWLVTVVDHRPGYANKEKFPEADELIISTIGKFPENLDIYEKDYVVIMTHHFEQDSLFLNHLLSYRLSYLGILGPRKRTERILKEQDILSKEYCHSPIGLDIGAETPEEIAISILSEIISYATNSPGMPLKKQNGPIHKKGIIHDWDTSFSRWIFDKIGRTQMITKAQ, from the coding sequence ATGTTAGAAATTATAAGGAGACTTGAACAGTGTTGGGCAACGAAAAGCAGTGCAGCGATTGCAACTATCATTCAAACTGCAGGGTCAACATATCGTTCTGTAGGAGCAAAGAGTATTATTTTACCTGATGGAACGATATTGGGAACTCTTAGCGGCGGCTGTATCGAGGAAGATATATTTGAACACGCAAAGAATGTTATGTCCACCTTAATTCCTCGTATAATAGATTATGATTTTTTTGGAGATGAGGATTTACCTTGGGGATTAGGCGTTGGCTGTAATGGTGCATTAAAGATTTGGATTGAACCATTTGAGCCCATTAAACAACAAGAAAAAGCACTTGAAACGTTAACCATTCTTCAAAATCAAATTTCCACAGCGACAATTATTTCTTCTAGTCATCCCCACCTATACCCTATAGCGACTAGATATAATCTTGACCAAGCAAAGAGCACTCAGATGATTCATCCTTCTAAAGCAGGTTTATTTACGGTAAAGGATGATGATGTTCAGTTAGAGATCTATTATGAAAAATTAAAGAAGATCCCCCGACTAATTATTTTGGGAGCAGGACCAGACGCCGTTCCTCTTGTGCGTGGTGCCAAACTTCTTAATTGGCTTGTGACTGTTGTGGATCATAGACCAGGTTATGCTAACAAAGAGAAATTTCCAGAAGCTGATGAGCTTATTATCTCTACGATTGGAAAATTCCCAGAAAATCTTGATATTTACGAAAAAGATTATGTAGTGATTATGACACATCACTTTGAACAAGATTCTCTATTTTTAAACCATTTGTTATCCTACCGTTTATCATATTTAGGAATTCTAGGACCAAGAAAAAGAACAGAGCGTATTCTTAAAGAACAAGATATTCTAAGTAAAGAATACTGCCATTCGCCAATTGGTTTGGATATTGGGGCTGAAACCCCTGAGGAAATTGCTATAAGTATTCTTTCTGAAATTATTAGTTATGCTACTAATTCCCCTGGAATGCCGTTAAAAAAACAAAACGGCCCCATTCATAAGAAAGGGATTATCCATGATTGGGATACTAGTTTTAGCCGATGGATTTTTGATAAAATTGGAAGAACACAAATGATTACGAAGGCCCAATAA
- a CDS encoding iron-containing alcohol dehydrogenase, with protein sequence MMISKLVLPSLSFTGWGSISKLLTEVERFDPKNILCITDKVLKEIGLVDKVTYPLTEKGYKLSVCTDVEPEPSLQCGQNLVSYVKEGNFDLIIGLGGGSTLDLAKLAAVMATHDGPVADYLNLTGIKSISNKGLPKILIPTTSGTGSEVTNISVLSLEDTKDVVTHDYLLADVAIIDPELTVSVPPRVTAATGVDALTHAIEAYLSVNASETSDALALHAVRKIGRSIKKAVENGSDKEARIDMSIGSYLAGLAFFNAGVGGVHALAYPLGGQFHIAHGESNAVLLPYVMGYIRSSSEERMTDLYSELTGENRLDPKDASYKFVDFLSQLVEDVKIPQSLKGFSIPESAIDSLANDAVKQTRLLLRSPMPLMKDDILNIYNAAYEGIIPSSEKAV encoded by the coding sequence ATGATGATTTCAAAATTGGTGCTTCCTTCATTAAGTTTTACAGGTTGGGGATCAATAAGTAAGCTTTTAACCGAGGTTGAAAGGTTTGATCCAAAGAATATCTTATGTATAACTGATAAAGTGTTGAAGGAGATTGGACTCGTTGATAAAGTGACATATCCGCTTACTGAAAAAGGGTATAAATTAAGTGTATGTACGGATGTTGAACCTGAACCTTCACTTCAATGCGGACAAAATCTTGTATCCTATGTAAAAGAAGGTAACTTTGATCTTATTATCGGACTTGGAGGAGGTAGTACACTTGATTTGGCAAAGCTGGCAGCTGTCATGGCCACTCATGATGGACCAGTTGCTGATTATTTGAATTTAACCGGTATAAAATCAATATCGAATAAAGGGCTTCCTAAAATTTTAATACCAACCACGTCAGGAACAGGTTCTGAGGTGACAAATATATCGGTTCTTTCCCTTGAGGATACAAAAGATGTCGTTACACATGACTACCTTCTTGCAGATGTTGCCATTATCGACCCAGAACTTACTGTATCAGTTCCCCCTAGAGTAACTGCAGCAACTGGTGTGGATGCATTAACGCACGCTATTGAAGCCTATTTGTCTGTGAATGCAAGTGAAACATCAGATGCTTTGGCGTTACATGCTGTACGAAAAATTGGAAGATCTATAAAAAAAGCGGTTGAAAATGGTTCTGATAAGGAAGCGCGGATTGACATGAGTATTGGTAGTTATCTGGCTGGTTTAGCTTTTTTTAATGCTGGTGTTGGCGGGGTTCATGCACTTGCTTATCCACTTGGTGGTCAATTCCATATTGCACATGGCGAGTCAAATGCTGTATTACTCCCATATGTTATGGGGTACATTCGATCAAGTTCCGAAGAGCGAATGACAGATCTCTATTCTGAATTGACTGGGGAGAATCGTTTAGATCCAAAAGATGCGTCTTATAAATTTGTAGATTTTCTAAGCCAGCTGGTTGAAGATGTTAAAATACCACAAAGTCTTAAAGGGTTTAGTATTCCTGAATCAGCCATTGATTCTCTTGCAAATGATGCTGTTAAGCAGACACGTCTTTTATTACGATCCCCAATGCCTTTAATGAAAGACGATATTCTAAACATATATAATGCGGCTTACGAAGGGATCATTCCTTCGAGTGAAAAAGCTGTTTGA
- a CDS encoding CDGSH iron-sulfur domain-containing protein: MATIKVNDNGSLRVTGNIELVDAEGNKFETKETFSLCRCGLSENKPFCDGSHKGNFESVVRAK; encoded by the coding sequence ATGGCGACAATAAAAGTTAATGACAATGGATCATTACGTGTTACAGGCAACATTGAATTAGTTGATGCTGAAGGAAATAAGTTTGAAACTAAAGAAACGTTTTCACTTTGCAGATGTGGCCTTTCTGAAAATAAACCTTTCTGTGATGGATCCCATAAAGGAAATTTTGAAAGCGTAGTTAGAGCAAAGTAA
- a CDS encoding (2Fe-2S)-binding protein yields MSKQVTVTITVNNKTYTSVISSRLLLADYLRDVLLLTGTNVGCEQGVCGACTVMLDGEVVRSCLMLAIQADGKEILTIEGVADGDQLHPLQESFHKHHGLQCGFCTPGMVLTSMDLLKRNPSPTEEEVRDELSGNICRCTGYVNIVKAVMAASRGGE; encoded by the coding sequence ATGAGTAAACAAGTTACTGTCACCATCACTGTCAATAATAAAACATATACTTCAGTAATCTCTTCACGTCTATTATTAGCAGACTATCTACGTGATGTGCTCCTATTAACCGGCACCAACGTTGGATGTGAGCAAGGGGTATGTGGGGCATGTACAGTCATGTTAGATGGAGAAGTTGTTAGATCATGCTTAATGCTTGCCATTCAAGCAGACGGGAAAGAAATTCTAACAATTGAAGGCGTAGCAGATGGAGATCAACTGCATCCCCTACAAGAATCATTCCATAAGCACCATGGTCTACAATGTGGTTTTTGTACCCCTGGAATGGTTCTAACATCCATGGATCTTCTCAAACGAAATCCATCGCCTACAGAGGAAGAGGTACGAGACGAGTTAAGTGGAAATATTTGTAGATGTACTGGATATGTGAACATTGTAAAAGCGGTAATGGCCGCATCAAGAGGAGGAGAATAA
- a CDS encoding acyl-CoA thioesterase translates to MFETRIVPRVSETDGAGHINNTTLPVWFEAGRNKIFEMFMPDLSFENWRCIVLHTSIDFVKQIYFGKDVIIRTWVEKIGNTSFILYEEALQEGNLCAKGNVVYINFNLKKQSKEPIPEDIRRKLEEHLKIGHPQI, encoded by the coding sequence ATGTTTGAAACACGGATCGTACCACGTGTAAGTGAAACGGATGGTGCAGGACATATTAACAACACAACCCTACCTGTTTGGTTTGAAGCAGGTAGAAATAAGATATTTGAAATGTTTATGCCTGATTTATCATTTGAGAACTGGCGTTGTATTGTTTTGCATACATCCATTGATTTTGTGAAACAAATTTATTTTGGAAAAGATGTCATTATAAGAACATGGGTAGAAAAAATAGGCAATACGAGTTTCATCCTATATGAAGAAGCGCTTCAAGAAGGGAATCTTTGTGCAAAGGGAAACGTTGTTTACATTAATTTTAATTTAAAGAAACAATCAAAAGAACCAATTCCTGAAGATATTAGAAGAAAGTTAGAAGAACATTTAAAGATAGGTCATCCTCAGATTTAG
- a CDS encoding LysR family transcriptional regulator, which yields MNPDILSNMYRLKVFYEVVNSQSFSSAAEILNISQPAVSAHIRALEKETQVILLDRGRTITTTEAGNHFYNYTKQVLNLSKEILLTLQEVKQGNIGNITVGASTTPARYILPKIISNFMRENPHINLNLRVGNSKQIFQMTLEKEIDFGFIIGKKVPENLTATPIVNTELTLVVGPSHPLATKNHVTPSDISNYPFVVLSSYNYQVIENMLHSRGIKINEILMQYEDIESIKQIISIGNGITILSKLSVNEELKVGKLKQLQLESGSVYLDLMLVARPDKPHYPNHKKFLSFLKDRICIEESVN from the coding sequence ATGAACCCTGATATCTTGTCAAACATGTATAGATTAAAGGTATTTTATGAGGTTGTTAATTCCCAAAGTTTTAGTTCTGCTGCTGAAATTTTAAATATATCCCAACCAGCTGTAAGTGCACATATTCGTGCACTTGAAAAAGAAACACAAGTGATACTTTTAGACCGAGGACGCACGATAACGACTACTGAAGCAGGAAACCATTTTTATAATTACACAAAACAAGTATTGAATCTAAGCAAGGAGATCCTTTTAACGTTACAAGAAGTTAAGCAAGGAAACATTGGAAATATAACAGTGGGCGCTAGCACTACACCGGCTAGGTATATATTACCTAAGATAATAAGTAACTTTATGAGGGAAAACCCTCATATAAATCTAAACCTCCGAGTGGGAAATTCAAAACAAATATTTCAAATGACTTTAGAAAAGGAAATCGATTTTGGTTTCATCATTGGAAAAAAGGTTCCAGAAAATCTAACCGCCACTCCAATCGTAAATACGGAATTAACCCTAGTAGTTGGACCTAGTCATCCGTTAGCAACAAAGAATCATGTAACACCCTCAGATATATCGAATTATCCTTTTGTCGTTTTATCCTCCTACAATTATCAAGTAATCGAGAACATGCTTCATTCTCGAGGAATTAAAATTAATGAAATATTGATGCAATACGAAGACATAGAGAGTATTAAGCAAATCATTAGTATTGGTAACGGGATAACTATTCTTTCTAAATTGAGTGTAAATGAAGAGCTAAAGGTAGGAAAATTGAAACAGTTACAATTAGAAAGTGGCTCGGTTTATCTCGATCTGATGCTTGTGGCAAGACCTGATAAACCACATTATCCCAATCACAAAAAGTTTTTAAGCTTTTTAAAAGATAGGATTTGTATAGAAGAGTCAGTGAACTAG